A genome region from Magnolia sinica isolate HGM2019 chromosome 8, MsV1, whole genome shotgun sequence includes the following:
- the LOC131253261 gene encoding interactor of constitutive active ROPs 2, chloroplastic-like isoform X1 — MQTPKPRSGSLEVPQRTSPATPRSTRQLKTTGSESDSGSSTHPATRTSTERSPKVPERRSPRSPAAEKKRPSRISELESQLSQLQEDLKKTKDQLVSSESWKMRAQQEADDAKKQLLTMAAKLEESQRQLLELSAAEESRLQELRKISQERDRAWESELEALQKQHSVDSAALASAISEIQRLKLQLEMVVESEAAQEKQAEIAHAELQSLKLDMSETLALMESLKTQLSDCKESEAQAQAIINETSLQLETAKTTIAMLRSDGYKAMESFNSAIAELEDSRARVNSLEDVIRELQVDLLKVSSVTLNDPQGVDKLPGAVGGEPDDRQKLMADLNSSRSEVEQLKSALEAAEIRYQAEQIQSTMKIQSAYELVERAKNELSPREAELEAELNKTKADIVDMKADLMDKENELQSILAENEGLNLEIEKSRLNPREPALETQLKKAEGDIADLKANLMDKETELQSISEENELLKVEMEKRELESGKGNAEALAEAEAARAAEREALMRLGYVTEEVDKSSRRAARVAEQLEAAQAASSEMEVELRRLRVQSDQWRKAAEAAAAVLSNNNGKLERSGSLDAEYHPVTGKMLSSPYSEDMDDDDLLKKKNNNVLKKIGVLWKKGGNK; from the exons GAGTGGATCCTTAGAAGTGCCTCAAAGGACTTCTCCAGCCACCCCTCGGTCCACTCGCCAGCTCAAGACAACTGGCTCAGAATCTGACTCAGGCTCTTCTACGCATCCTGCAACCAGGACGTCAACAGAGAGAAGCCCTAAAGTCCCTGAACGCCGGTCACCAAGAAGCCCAGCAGCTGAG AAGAAACGCCCAAGCAGGATATCTGAGCTGGAATCCCAGCTCAGCCAACTTCAAGAGGATCTGAAGAAAACCAAGGACCAGCTGGTTTCATCTGAGTCATGGAAGATGCGTGCTCAGCAGGAAGCTGACGATGCCAAGAAGCAGCTATTGACCATGGCTGCCAAGCTTGAGGAATCCCAGCGCCAGCTTCTAGAGCTGTCTGCAGCTGAGGAGTCCCGGCTTCAGGAACTCCGAAAGATCTCCCAGGAGAGAGACCGGGCATGGGAATCTGAGCTCGAGGCCCTCCAGAAACAGCACTCTGTCGACTCGGCTGCACTGGCGTCTGCTATAAGTGAGATCCAGAGGCTCAAGCTCCAGCTTGAGATGGTGGTTGAGTCTGAAGCTGCCCAGGAAAAGCAGGCTGAAATTGCACATGCTGAGCTCCAGTCCTTGAAACTGGACATGTCAGAAACTCTAGCTCTTATGGAAAGCCTAAAAACTCAGCTCAGTGACTGCAAAGAATCTGAAGCTCAGGCCCAAGCAATTATCAATGAAACTTCACTACAGTTGGAAACAGCTAAGACAACCATAGCAATGTTACGGTCTGATGGATATAAGGCCATGGAGTCTTTCAACTCTGCTATCGCCGAGTTGGAAGATTCAAGAGCAAGAGTAAATTCACTTGAAGATGTCATAAGAGAACTGCAGGTGGACCTTCTCAAGGTTAGCAGTGTGACACTGAATGATCCTCAAGGTGTTGACAAACTCCCAGGTGCTGTTGGTGGGGAGCCAGATGACCGGCAGAAGCTGATGGCTGACCTGAATTCTTCAAGGTCAGAGGTGGAACAGTTGAAATCCGCATTAGAAGCAGCTGAAATCAGGTACCAAGCAGAACAGATTCAGAGCACGATGAAGATCCAATCTGCTTATGAGTTGGTTGAGCGCGCCAAGAACGAGTTGAGCCCAAGAGAAGCTGAGCTTGAGGCTGAGCTAAATAAAACAAAAGCTGACATTGTAGACATGAAGGCGGACCTCATGGATAAGGAGAACGAACTGCAGAGCATATTGGCAGAAAATGAGGGGCTGAATTTGGAGATAGAGAAGAGCCGGTTGAACCCAAGAGAGCCAGCACTGGAAACACAGCTGAAGAAGGCTGAGGGTGACATTGCAGATTTGAAGGCGAACCTGATGGATAAGGAGACTGAACTGCAAAGCATATCGGAGGAGAATGAGCTGCTGAAAGTGGAGATGGAGAAAAGAGAGCTGGAGAGTGGTAAAGGAAATGCGGAAGCTTTGGCTGAGGCTGAAGCAGCAAGGGCTGCCGAACGGGAAGCATTGATGAGGCTTGGGTATGTGACAGAGGAGGTGGATAAGAGCAGCAGGCGGGCAGCGCGGGTGGCAGAGCAGCTGGAGGCAGCTCAGGCAGCAAGCTCGGAGATGGAGGTGGAGTTGAGGAGACTGAGGGTGCAGTCAGACCAGTGGAGGAAGGCAGCAGAGGCAGCAGCGGCTGTGCTTTCGAATAACAACGGGAAGTTGGAGAGGTCGGGATCATTGGATGCAGAGTACCATCCAGTGACCGGGAAGATGCTTAGTTCCCCATATTCGGAAGACATGGATGACGATGACTtgctgaagaagaagaacaacaatgTGCTGAAGAAGATTGGGGTGCTATGGAAGAAGGGTGGCAACAAGTAG
- the LOC131253261 gene encoding interactor of constitutive active ROPs 2, chloroplastic-like isoform X2 yields MQTPKPRTSTERSPKVPERRSPRSPAAEKKRPSRISELESQLSQLQEDLKKTKDQLVSSESWKMRAQQEADDAKKQLLTMAAKLEESQRQLLELSAAEESRLQELRKISQERDRAWESELEALQKQHSVDSAALASAISEIQRLKLQLEMVVESEAAQEKQAEIAHAELQSLKLDMSETLALMESLKTQLSDCKESEAQAQAIINETSLQLETAKTTIAMLRSDGYKAMESFNSAIAELEDSRARVNSLEDVIRELQVDLLKVSSVTLNDPQGVDKLPGAVGGEPDDRQKLMADLNSSRSEVEQLKSALEAAEIRYQAEQIQSTMKIQSAYELVERAKNELSPREAELEAELNKTKADIVDMKADLMDKENELQSILAENEGLNLEIEKSRLNPREPALETQLKKAEGDIADLKANLMDKETELQSISEENELLKVEMEKRELESGKGNAEALAEAEAARAAEREALMRLGYVTEEVDKSSRRAARVAEQLEAAQAASSEMEVELRRLRVQSDQWRKAAEAAAAVLSNNNGKLERSGSLDAEYHPVTGKMLSSPYSEDMDDDDLLKKKNNNVLKKIGVLWKKGGNK; encoded by the exons GACGTCAACAGAGAGAAGCCCTAAAGTCCCTGAACGCCGGTCACCAAGAAGCCCAGCAGCTGAG AAGAAACGCCCAAGCAGGATATCTGAGCTGGAATCCCAGCTCAGCCAACTTCAAGAGGATCTGAAGAAAACCAAGGACCAGCTGGTTTCATCTGAGTCATGGAAGATGCGTGCTCAGCAGGAAGCTGACGATGCCAAGAAGCAGCTATTGACCATGGCTGCCAAGCTTGAGGAATCCCAGCGCCAGCTTCTAGAGCTGTCTGCAGCTGAGGAGTCCCGGCTTCAGGAACTCCGAAAGATCTCCCAGGAGAGAGACCGGGCATGGGAATCTGAGCTCGAGGCCCTCCAGAAACAGCACTCTGTCGACTCGGCTGCACTGGCGTCTGCTATAAGTGAGATCCAGAGGCTCAAGCTCCAGCTTGAGATGGTGGTTGAGTCTGAAGCTGCCCAGGAAAAGCAGGCTGAAATTGCACATGCTGAGCTCCAGTCCTTGAAACTGGACATGTCAGAAACTCTAGCTCTTATGGAAAGCCTAAAAACTCAGCTCAGTGACTGCAAAGAATCTGAAGCTCAGGCCCAAGCAATTATCAATGAAACTTCACTACAGTTGGAAACAGCTAAGACAACCATAGCAATGTTACGGTCTGATGGATATAAGGCCATGGAGTCTTTCAACTCTGCTATCGCCGAGTTGGAAGATTCAAGAGCAAGAGTAAATTCACTTGAAGATGTCATAAGAGAACTGCAGGTGGACCTTCTCAAGGTTAGCAGTGTGACACTGAATGATCCTCAAGGTGTTGACAAACTCCCAGGTGCTGTTGGTGGGGAGCCAGATGACCGGCAGAAGCTGATGGCTGACCTGAATTCTTCAAGGTCAGAGGTGGAACAGTTGAAATCCGCATTAGAAGCAGCTGAAATCAGGTACCAAGCAGAACAGATTCAGAGCACGATGAAGATCCAATCTGCTTATGAGTTGGTTGAGCGCGCCAAGAACGAGTTGAGCCCAAGAGAAGCTGAGCTTGAGGCTGAGCTAAATAAAACAAAAGCTGACATTGTAGACATGAAGGCGGACCTCATGGATAAGGAGAACGAACTGCAGAGCATATTGGCAGAAAATGAGGGGCTGAATTTGGAGATAGAGAAGAGCCGGTTGAACCCAAGAGAGCCAGCACTGGAAACACAGCTGAAGAAGGCTGAGGGTGACATTGCAGATTTGAAGGCGAACCTGATGGATAAGGAGACTGAACTGCAAAGCATATCGGAGGAGAATGAGCTGCTGAAAGTGGAGATGGAGAAAAGAGAGCTGGAGAGTGGTAAAGGAAATGCGGAAGCTTTGGCTGAGGCTGAAGCAGCAAGGGCTGCCGAACGGGAAGCATTGATGAGGCTTGGGTATGTGACAGAGGAGGTGGATAAGAGCAGCAGGCGGGCAGCGCGGGTGGCAGAGCAGCTGGAGGCAGCTCAGGCAGCAAGCTCGGAGATGGAGGTGGAGTTGAGGAGACTGAGGGTGCAGTCAGACCAGTGGAGGAAGGCAGCAGAGGCAGCAGCGGCTGTGCTTTCGAATAACAACGGGAAGTTGGAGAGGTCGGGATCATTGGATGCAGAGTACCATCCAGTGACCGGGAAGATGCTTAGTTCCCCATATTCGGAAGACATGGATGACGATGACTtgctgaagaagaagaacaacaatgTGCTGAAGAAGATTGGGGTGCTATGGAAGAAGGGTGGCAACAAGTAG